The following coding sequences lie in one Myxococcales bacterium genomic window:
- a CDS encoding enoyl-CoA hydratase/isomerase family protein has translation MSYETIIFEKKGPIGVLTLNIPKKLNAINGQLEKEVNAALDIAENDDDVRVVLLTGAGRAFCAGFDLAYTTTAGDTDLAELQRDLVADMDFIMRFWRFPKPTIAAVHGYALAGGCELAVACDITVADEKTFFGEPELRFGAGIVAMILPWVMGPKQAKELILTGNDRISAQRALEMNLINHVAPEGEYMEVAMKLARDMASMDPVAIRLQKMAINRAYEIMGMDQALKTASDLDVLIEGIESPDSKMFSEIATKDGIKAALKWRDSKFA, from the coding sequence ATGTCATACGAGACCATCATCTTTGAAAAAAAGGGCCCGATCGGTGTTCTAACCCTGAACATTCCGAAGAAACTCAACGCAATCAATGGACAGCTCGAAAAGGAAGTAAACGCTGCCCTCGACATTGCTGAAAACGATGACGATGTCCGTGTCGTTCTACTGACCGGCGCCGGCCGCGCCTTTTGCGCTGGCTTCGACCTCGCCTACACGACGACGGCAGGCGATACCGACCTCGCCGAACTCCAGCGGGATCTGGTCGCCGACATGGATTTCATCATGCGCTTCTGGCGTTTCCCCAAGCCGACCATTGCAGCTGTTCACGGCTACGCGCTAGCGGGGGGATGTGAACTCGCCGTGGCATGCGACATCACTGTGGCCGACGAGAAGACCTTCTTCGGCGAACCGGAATTGCGCTTCGGCGCCGGAATCGTCGCCATGATCCTGCCCTGGGTCATGGGTCCCAAGCAGGCCAAGGAATTGATCCTTACCGGCAATGATCGAATCTCGGCCCAACGCGCGCTCGAAATGAATCTGATCAATCATGTCGCACCCGAGGGCGAGTACATGGAAGTCGCGATGAAGCTCGCCCGCGACATGGCATCGATGGACCCGGTCGCCATCCGTCTCCAGAAGATGGCAATCAACCGCGCCTACGAAATCATGGGCATGGACCAGGCGCTAAAGACCGCCAGCGACCTCGATGTCCTGATCGAGGGAATCGAATCTCCCGACAGCAAGATGTTCTCCGAGATTGCCACCAAGGACGGCATCAAAGCTGCGCTCAAGTGGCGCGACTCGAAGTTCGCCTAG